Proteins encoded by one window of Deinococcota bacterium:
- a CDS encoding PspA/IM30 family protein: MAIMDRIVTIVRANLNDLLTRAEDPEKIINQTLMDMRQAQYEARMEVAQAMAEGKRLERDLGSHQDEAKSWLEKAEQAMKSGREDLAREALRRKKAAKDLAEGFEEQLASHRAMLERLTTQMRALDAKIEEAERKRKLLIARQRRVDAQGSVDAAMAKTDTSKAFAAFERMENKVVSMEDRLEAERELSEALSLDDEFAALREDSEVEDELETLRARLGGASE; encoded by the coding sequence ATGGCCATCATGGACCGGATTGTCACCATTGTGCGAGCGAACTTAAACGACCTCTTGACCCGCGCGGAGGACCCCGAGAAGATCATCAACCAGACCCTCATGGACATGCGCCAGGCCCAGTACGAGGCGCGCATGGAGGTGGCCCAGGCGATGGCCGAGGGCAAGCGGCTCGAGCGCGACCTGGGGTCCCACCAGGACGAAGCCAAGAGCTGGCTTGAAAAGGCCGAGCAGGCCATGAAGTCGGGCAGGGAAGACCTGGCCAGAGAGGCGCTCAGGCGCAAGAAGGCCGCCAAGGACCTGGCCGAGGGCTTCGAGGAGCAGCTCGCCAGCCACCGCGCCATGCTCGAGCGCCTGACCACGCAGATGCGCGCTCTGGACGCCAAGATCGAGGAGGCCGAGCGCAAGCGCAAGCTGCTTATCGCCCGGCAGCGCCGCGTTGACGCGCAGGGCTCGGTCGACGCCGCCATGGCCAAAACCGATACCAGCAAGGCCTTTGCCGCCTTTGAGCGCATGGAGAACAAGGTCGTGAGCATGGAGGACCGGCTCGAGGCCGAACGTGAGCTGTCCGAGGCGCTCAGCCTGGACGACGAGTTCGCAGCCTTGCGCGAAGACAGCGAGGTCGAGGACGAGCTCGAGACGCTCCGGGCTCGTCTCGGCGGTGCCTCGGAGTAG